The DNA segment CCCCTCCGACGTGCGGCGATACACCGCCGAGGAGATGCGGCTGCTCGACGTGCGGCCCGGCGTGACCGACTGGGCGTCGATCGTCTTCCACGACGAGGGCGAGATCCTGGCCGGCCACGACGACGTCGACCAGGCCTACGACGACCTCATCCGGCCCGGCAAGATCGCGCTCGGCCTCGCCTACGTGGAGAACCGCGGGCTCGGCACCGACCTGCGGATCCTCGGGCTCACCGCGCTCGCGCTGATCGGCTATCGGCGTACGACCGAACTCCTGCAGCGCGAGGTCCCCCTCGATCTGGCGCGCGTACGGCGTTGAGACTGCTCCGGGCCGTTCCCGATGCGGTGCGGCGCGACTACGCCGCGACGCTGCTGTCCCAGTGGTTCGTGCTCGGAATCGGACTCTTCCTCTTCTACGTCGTCGCCCGGCGCGGTGGCGTGGCAGGCTTCGCCTACTACCAGATCGGCCGCGGCGTGGTGAGCCTGTTCCAGCCGCTCGCGATGATGGGAATGGGTCAGGGGCTGCACCGTTACCTGCCCCGGGCCAGCTCCGGCTCGGAACGCCTCGCTCTGCGCGCGTTCCTCACCCAGGCCGGCGTGGCGATCGCGCTCACCGTCCTCGGCATCGCCCTCGGACCGCAGCTCAGCAGCCTCCTCGGCCTCGGCGGCGGCACCGGCGCGGTGGCCGCCATCATGATCATGCTGGTAGGCAACTGCCTCTGCACGATGGCCGTGGCCGCGCTGCGCGGCACCCACCAGGTCGCCCGTGCCAACACGATCGCCGCGGTCGGTTTCGGTCTCATCCCACTCCTGGTCCTCCCGGTCGCTGACCGCGTCGAGGACTTCCTGATCCTCCAGGGCGCCGGAATGACGGTGGTCGCGGCCTGGGGCACCCTCACCGTCCGTCACCACGGACCCCCGACCACTGCGTTGCCGATCTCGCTGCGCACCCTGATCGCGTACGGGATCCGGCGCCTCCCCGGTGACGTGGCGTTGCCGGCCCTCTTCACCTACCCCACCTTCGCCGTGGCGATCGCCGTGCCCGGCGGCGCCGAGGCGGGCTACGTCGGCTTCGCCACCTCGGCGGTCACCCTGATCTGCTCGATCTTCGGAACGCTCACGCCGGTCCTGCTCCCCCGCCTCTCCCGGTTCTTCCACCTGGCCCCCTCGGATGAGGCCGGGACCACGCGGCAACTGCTGGTCCGCCTCCCCTTCTACGCGGCGCTGCTGGCCGCCGCGGCCGCCGT comes from the Actinoplanes sp. OR16 genome and includes:
- a CDS encoding lipopolysaccharide biosynthesis protein: MRLLRAVPDAVRRDYAATLLSQWFVLGIGLFLFYVVARRGGVAGFAYYQIGRGVVSLFQPLAMMGMGQGLHRYLPRASSGSERLALRAFLTQAGVAIALTVLGIALGPQLSSLLGLGGGTGAVAAIMIMLVGNCLCTMAVAALRGTHQVARANTIAAVGFGLIPLLVLPVADRVEDFLILQGAGMTVVAAWGTLTVRHHGPPTTALPISLRTLIAYGIRRLPGDVALPALFTYPTFAVAIAVPGGAEAGYVGFATSAVTLICSIFGTLTPVLLPRLSRFFHLAPSDEAGTTRQLLVRLPFYAALLAAAAAVVFSFFSDALVAGFLGPSFSAAAPVLRLGVLAAIPLAMFYAARPTLDALLDRPVISRLLLGCLVLQVALTHLAALALPPAHAAILALCVAASVLGFRSERLVVRALG